In Candidatus Methanomethylophilus alvi Mx1201, a genomic segment contains:
- a CDS encoding helix-turn-helix domain-containing protein: protein MTVEDLVSSMLRDEGGFQKALRNILDEELNMSLNEFCQISGISQSTVYKILEERREPNLRTVRQIVRALKQIYGKGNEKFLAVIASSTFMEGLPKSLDTSANGTVGIREYTVSTVEDAIIASVRAERDGALGIICAPIVAHTVEKITSIQVYPVFPLDSVMKILEHIKDRY from the coding sequence ATGACCGTAGAGGACCTGGTATCCAGCATGCTCAGGGACGAGGGCGGGTTCCAAAAGGCCCTCAGGAATATCCTGGACGAGGAGCTCAACATGTCCCTCAACGAGTTCTGTCAGATCTCCGGCATATCCCAGAGTACCGTGTACAAGATATTGGAGGAGCGTCGCGAGCCCAATCTTCGTACGGTGAGGCAGATCGTGCGTGCACTGAAACAGATATACGGAAAAGGCAACGAGAAGTTCTTGGCGGTCATAGCGTCCTCCACCTTCATGGAAGGTCTTCCCAAATCCCTCGATACCTCCGCCAACGGTACCGTCGGGATCCGCGAGTACACCGTCTCCACCGTAGAGGATGCCATCATCGCCTCGGTACGTGCGGAGAGGGACGGCGCCTTGGGGATAATCTGTGCACCCATAGTGGCCCATACGGTGGAGAAGATAACCTCCATACAGGTGTATCCCGTATTCCCGTTGGACAGCGTGATGAAGATCCTGGAACACATCAAGGATCGCTACTGA
- a CDS encoding HTH domain-containing protein encodes MFELQVVSNTPMTGVDDIDVLAETFLTQIGYLSKGYDPRSNGALTIRDSIPYRIFMDFFMKNPSKAWAAEEIAVLLGTTKPTVYRYINKLKSMDILESTDIQSEDGPVRRGYRIRYGDIAKAWSFCEANVQMAMDNYKKTVERFQQLAKERAEKS; translated from the coding sequence ATGTTTGAACTGCAGGTGGTTTCCAATACCCCCATGACCGGGGTGGACGATATCGACGTTCTCGCCGAGACGTTCCTTACACAGATCGGGTATCTCTCGAAAGGGTACGACCCCAGAAGTAACGGTGCACTCACCATCAGAGACAGCATCCCCTACAGGATATTCATGGACTTTTTCATGAAAAACCCCTCCAAGGCATGGGCCGCCGAAGAGATCGCAGTCCTTCTGGGAACCACCAAGCCCACCGTCTACCGCTACATAAACAAGCTGAAATCCATGGACATTCTGGAAAGTACGGACATCCAGTCTGAGGACGGGCCCGTACGCAGGGGGTACCGTATAAGGTACGGCGACATAGCCAAGGCCTGGAGTTTCTGCGAGGCCAACGTACAGATGGCCATGGATAACTACAAGAAGACGGTCGAGCGCTTCCAGCAGCTGGCCAAGGAAAGGGCGGAGAAGAGCTGA
- a CDS encoding tRNA uridine(34) 5-carboxymethylaminomethyl modification radical SAM/GNAT enzyme Elp3, with translation MGDDVARCIIEAIRAGDVTDRDSLQRLKMQLCSKYGPDKVPPNSEVLALVPEDERKAFLPLLVKKPMRTASGVAVVAVMTSPYPCPHGKCAYCPGGVSNNSPQSYTGKEPAARRAAMNRFDPYDQVSSRLAQLEEIGHDTDKIDLIIMGGTFTSRDPQYQEWFVKRCFEAMNGHPSPSLEAAQEENSHADRRCIGLTVETRPDYFCKDIQIERMMRLGATRVELGVQILDDDVLDKVKRGHGVSEVVKATECCRNHGLKICYHLMPGLPGSSPENDYRCFKRMFDDPDFRPDMLKFYPTLVVGDTELHRMWEAGEYRPLDTDAAVKLLSKMKAYVPDYVRIQRIQRDIPVPEITAGILKSNLRQLVQADMKRKGLRCRCIRCREVGHTGEVLDDPSEVRLGVEEYEANGGKERFISYTYRDSLVGYVRLRTDDSDLATVRELKVFGNETAIGAAAESWQHRGFGKALLDEAERIARSENKKRIRVTSGVGVREYYASRGYVLDAPYMAKDL, from the coding sequence ATGGGCGACGACGTCGCAAGATGCATCATCGAGGCCATCAGGGCGGGGGATGTAACCGACCGCGACTCCCTCCAGCGCCTCAAGATGCAGCTCTGCTCCAAGTACGGTCCGGACAAAGTGCCCCCCAACTCCGAGGTGCTGGCACTTGTCCCGGAGGACGAACGTAAGGCTTTCCTCCCACTCCTCGTGAAGAAGCCCATGAGGACGGCCAGCGGAGTGGCCGTCGTGGCGGTCATGACCTCCCCGTATCCATGTCCCCACGGAAAGTGCGCATACTGTCCCGGAGGAGTATCCAACAATTCGCCCCAATCATATACGGGAAAGGAACCGGCGGCCAGGAGGGCGGCCATGAACCGCTTCGACCCATATGACCAGGTCAGCAGCCGCCTGGCACAATTGGAGGAGATAGGGCACGACACCGACAAGATCGATCTGATAATCATGGGCGGGACGTTCACGTCCAGGGATCCGCAGTATCAGGAGTGGTTTGTGAAAAGGTGCTTCGAAGCGATGAACGGGCACCCCTCCCCCAGTCTGGAGGCCGCACAGGAAGAGAATTCCCATGCGGACAGGAGATGCATAGGGCTCACCGTCGAGACCCGTCCCGACTACTTCTGTAAGGACATACAGATCGAGAGGATGATGAGGCTCGGGGCTACCCGTGTGGAACTCGGGGTCCAGATATTGGACGACGACGTGTTGGACAAGGTGAAGCGCGGCCACGGGGTATCCGAGGTCGTCAAGGCGACGGAATGCTGCCGCAACCACGGCCTGAAGATCTGCTATCATCTGATGCCGGGTCTTCCCGGCTCGTCTCCGGAGAACGATTACAGGTGTTTCAAGAGGATGTTCGACGACCCGGATTTCCGTCCCGACATGCTGAAATTCTATCCGACTCTCGTCGTAGGTGACACGGAGCTCCATCGGATGTGGGAGGCAGGGGAGTATAGGCCATTGGACACGGATGCGGCAGTGAAACTCCTGTCAAAGATGAAGGCATATGTGCCAGACTATGTAAGGATACAGCGCATACAGCGCGACATCCCGGTCCCGGAGATCACGGCGGGTATCTTGAAGAGCAACCTCCGCCAGCTGGTGCAGGCCGATATGAAGAGAAAGGGTCTGAGATGCAGATGTATCCGCTGCCGTGAGGTCGGGCACACAGGGGAGGTCCTAGACGATCCATCCGAGGTCAGGCTGGGGGTCGAAGAGTACGAGGCCAACGGAGGGAAGGAGAGGTTCATATCCTACACGTATCGCGATTCCCTGGTGGGCTACGTCCGTCTCAGGACCGACGATTCCGATCTCGCCACCGTGAGGGAACTGAAGGTTTTCGGTAACGAGACCGCCATAGGTGCTGCGGCCGAGAGCTGGCAGCACAGGGGCTTCGGGAAGGCCCTCCTGGACGAGGCGGAACGGATAGCCAGATCCGAAAATAAGAAGCGCATACGCGTGACCAGCGGAGTGGGTGTCAGGGAATACTACGCCTCCCGCGGTTATGTCCTCGACGCCCCTTATATGGCCAAGGATCTTTGA